The Planctomycetaceae bacterium genome has a segment encoding these proteins:
- a CDS encoding nucleoside hydrolase, whose amino-acid sequence MAQKLIIDADPGIVDALAVLVAMADPSVDLLAVTATAGSVSGIQATRNLQYLVELVDPVRHPRVGQSDIKVAFGADSGSGVANQHAVNGALGLGDLEFQVPDLHNRRESAKVIVDIVREYPREVKILTLGPLNNLLMAYDLEPQLPELLAGVVAMGGCVTFGGDVTAAAEFNIWADPEAARSVFRLPLHRMLVPLDIRSPPVLTFEDVELLTEFINGTASGTAVASMLQFSVRSHHQHMGLEGIPLNSVAALAVAAKAERFTAEAALVDVETSGELTRGMTVFDRRRVALTQTNVDVVTSVDAPGIIDYFSRSIRRVTG is encoded by the coding sequence TTGGCTCAAAAGCTCATCATTGATGCGGATCCGGGAATCGTCGATGCGCTGGCGGTACTGGTTGCCATGGCGGACCCGTCGGTCGATCTGCTGGCGGTAACGGCAACGGCGGGAAGTGTTTCGGGCATCCAGGCGACTCGCAACCTGCAGTACCTCGTTGAACTCGTTGATCCCGTGCGGCATCCTCGCGTGGGGCAGTCCGACATCAAGGTGGCGTTTGGAGCCGATTCCGGCAGTGGAGTGGCCAATCAACACGCCGTCAACGGTGCTCTGGGACTCGGCGATCTGGAGTTTCAGGTGCCTGATCTGCACAACCGTCGCGAGTCGGCCAAGGTCATCGTAGACATCGTTCGCGAGTACCCCCGCGAGGTGAAAATCCTGACGCTCGGGCCTTTGAACAACCTGCTGATGGCCTACGATCTGGAGCCGCAGCTTCCGGAACTGTTAGCGGGAGTTGTCGCGATGGGCGGCTGCGTGACGTTCGGCGGTGACGTCACCGCAGCAGCGGAATTCAATATCTGGGCCGACCCGGAAGCCGCCCGCAGCGTATTTCGCCTGCCTCTGCACCGAATGCTGGTGCCGCTCGATATCCGCTCACCGCCGGTATTGACGTTTGAAGACGTCGAGTTGCTGACGGAATTTATCAACGGAACGGCGTCCGGGACTGCCGTCGCTTCGATGCTGCAGTTTTCCGTGCGATCTCATCACCAGCATATGGGACTGGAGGGGATTCCGCTGAACAGCGTGGCCGCTCTGGCGGTGGCTGCCAAAGCCGAACGATTCACCGCGGAAGCAGCTCTTGTCGACGTGGAGACGTCCGGCGAATTGACGCGCGGCATGACCGTCTTTGACCGCCGACGCGTGGCCCTGACGCAAACCAACGTCGACGTGGTCACGTCCGTCGATGCTCCCGGAATCATCGACTACTTCTCCCGCAGCATCCGGCGAGTCACCGGATAG
- a CDS encoding uroporphyrinogen-III synthase, whose protein sequence is MTQQGVPVVCSFESRRADVMGDMIRRFGGQPMVAPSMKELPIDDNPEGVAALNRLLSGELDFLILLTGVGIEAMLQLAESQNVQDQLLQAMSRLPLLTRGPKPDAVLQRLGLKPAVRAAAPNTSDDLLEAISIEGITLRGTTVGVQEYGQPNPELYAALEERGASVVPIPVYRWALPDNTEPLKRAIRSVAAGDVDVLLFTSAQQVRHVLQVADRLSLSGQFRERASAILTASIGPTCSDAIRDAGLPVHLEAMPPKMGVLVRAALLAFRDRCDGDSP, encoded by the coding sequence ATGACTCAACAAGGTGTCCCTGTCGTCTGCAGCTTCGAAAGCCGCCGTGCTGATGTCATGGGCGACATGATCCGGCGGTTCGGTGGTCAACCGATGGTAGCTCCGTCGATGAAGGAACTGCCGATCGATGACAACCCCGAAGGCGTCGCGGCCCTGAACCGACTGCTGTCCGGTGAACTCGACTTCCTGATCCTGCTGACAGGAGTCGGCATCGAAGCCATGCTGCAGCTTGCGGAGTCCCAAAACGTCCAGGACCAGTTGCTTCAGGCGATGAGCCGCCTGCCCCTGCTGACTCGCGGCCCGAAACCGGACGCCGTGCTGCAGCGACTCGGCCTGAAGCCAGCCGTCCGGGCCGCCGCGCCCAATACGTCGGATGATCTGCTTGAGGCGATCAGCATTGAAGGTATCACTCTGCGCGGTACGACCGTGGGTGTTCAGGAATACGGCCAGCCGAATCCCGAGCTGTACGCCGCGCTGGAAGAACGCGGGGCGTCCGTCGTCCCGATTCCCGTCTATCGCTGGGCTCTGCCGGACAACACAGAGCCGCTGAAACGGGCAATTCGGTCCGTGGCCGCCGGCGATGTCGACGTACTGCTGTTCACGAGTGCTCAGCAGGTACGACACGTGTTGCAGGTCGCCGACCGATTGTCATTGTCCGGACAATTCCGCGAACGTGCCTCCGCGATACTGACCGCTTCGATCGGTCCGACGTGTTCAGACGCGATCCGTGACGCCGGCCTGCCCGTCCATCTGGAAGCCATGCCGCCGAAGATGGGAGTGCTGGTTCGAGCCGCGCTGCTGGCGTTTCGTGATCGTTGTGATGGAGATTCCCCATAG